A stretch of the Alnus glutinosa chromosome 6, dhAlnGlut1.1, whole genome shotgun sequence genome encodes the following:
- the LOC133871425 gene encoding UPF0481 protein At3g47200-like → MEFFDRERKQIMSNIHLIDIEDPLVDSMGKDLQSLWPLSTECVIYKVPERLRRVKESAYTPKVVSIGPLHHGGHQGLRAMEEHKLRYLRDFIDRTGESLKFFVDFVRKNEAKVRGCYAETIQFSVDEFVKMILVDAAFIIEVLLKSSTPKLQDKNDRIFKKPWLIQDIWTDMLLLENQLPFFIIEDLFKKYGKEVLSENLTLIRLTEYFFKFIMELPGIEDRWE, encoded by the coding sequence ATGGAATTTTTTGACagagaaagaaagcaaattaTGAGCAATATTCATTTAATCGACATAGAAGACCCATTGGTAGATTCAATGGGAAAGGATTTGCAAAGCTTATGGCCTTTGTCCACTGAATGTGTTATTTATAAAGTTCCTGAGCGACTACGCCGTGTCAAGGAAAGTGCCTACACACCTAAGGTAGTCTCCATTGGCCCACTTCATCATGGTGGTCATCAAGGATTAAGAGCCATGGAAGAACATAAATTGAGGTACCTCAGAGATTTTATTGACCGGACAGGTGAAAGCTTGAagttttttgttgattttgtaaGGAAGAATGAAGCAAAAGTTCGTGGTTGTTATGCAGAAACCATTCAGTTTAGCGTTGATGAATTTGTCAAAATGATTCTGGTGGACGCCGCCTTCATCATCGAGGTCTTGCTCAAGTCGTCTACCCCTAAACTGCAAGATAAAAACGACCGCATATTTAAGAAACCGTGGCTGATACAGGACATATGGACCGACATGCTTCTGCTTGAAAATCAGCTTCCATTCTTCATTATTGAGGatcttttcaaaaaatacgGCAAAGAAGTTCTGTCGGAAAATCTGACACTCATTAGGCTTACCGAATACTTCTTCAAATTCATAATGGAATTGCCGGGAATAGAAGACAGATGGGAATAG
- the LOC133871426 gene encoding putative UPF0481 protein At3g02645, which produces MPGVTELHEAGVRFQVSRSENLFDIKFDKMKGILEIPSFIFSAETEVTIRNSLAFEQCYYSENYINDYVILMNRLVETRKDIELLVKEGIVENRFNNTRGSDFLNKLADGAILDQDNFYFASLSEELNTYSKTRWHKWKSVKGN; this is translated from the exons ATGCCCGGTGTGACAGAGCTACACGAGGCTGGAGTCAGGTTTCAGGTATCGAGAAGCGAAAATCTATTTGACATAAAATTCGACAAAATGAAAGGGATACTGGAAATCCCAAGTTTTATTTTCAGTGCTGAAACTGAAGTAACAATTCGAAATTCGCTGGCCTTTGAGCAATGCTATTACAGTGAGAACTACATCAATGATTATGTTATCCTTATGAATCGGCTTGTTGAAACTCGCAAGGACATAGAGTTGCTGGTGAAGGAGGGAATTGTTGAGAATAGGTTTAACAACACCAGAGGGTCAGATTTTCTTAACAAACTTGCGGATGGGGCTATTTTGGACCAGGATAACTTCTATTTTGCTAGTCTTTCTGAAGAGCTGAACACTTACAGCAAAACCCGATGGCACAAGTGGAAG TCTGTAAAAGGAAACTGA
- the LOC133871427 gene encoding putative UPF0481 protein At3g02645 translates to MEFVDRERKQIMSNIHLIDIIDIEDALVDSMGKDLQSLWPLSTKCVIYKVSERLRRVKESAYTPKVVSIGPLHHGGHQGLRAMEEHKLRYLKDFIDRTGESLKFFVDFVRKNEAKLRSCYAETIQFSVDEFVKMILVDAAFIVEVLLKSSDRKLLDENDRIFNELWLIKDIWTDMLLLENQLPFFILKDLFEKYNKEVLSEYPTLVQLIEYFFKFRMESPGIEDRWEEFSSGDFKIKHFVDLLRHVQLKPVKEHQMKLKKLTMPNVTELHEAGVRFQVSRSENLIDIKFDKKNGILEIPSFIFSAETELIIRNSLAFEQHHYSENYINDYVILMNQLFETPMDIELLVKEGIVENRFNNTKEGSDFLYKLAGGAILDQYDFYFASLYEELNSFYIIPWHKYWKVTLHRWNAKLYKWNKKLHRWKEDLKEKYFTSPWAAISIFAAIFLFILTIIQTVCSVMQSGKAK, encoded by the coding sequence ATGGAATTTGTTGACagagaaagaaagcaaattaTGAGCAATATTCATTTAATCGACATAATCGACATAGAAGACGCATTGGTAGATTCAATGGGAAAGGATTTGCAAAGCTTATGGCCTTTATCCACTAAATGTGTTATTTATAAAGTTTCTGAGCGACTACGCCGTGTCAAGGAAAGTGCCTACACACCTAAGGTAGTCTCCATTGGCCCACTTCATCATGGTGGTCATCAAGGATTAAGAGCCATGGAAGAACATAAATTGAGGTACCTCAAAGATTTTATTGACCGGACAGGCGAAAGCTTGAAGTTTTTTGTTGACTTTGTAAGGAAGAATGAAGCAAAACTTCGTAGTTGTTATGCAGAAACCATTCAGTTTAGCGTTGATGAATTTGTCAAAATGATTCTGGTGGACGCCGCCTTTATCGTCGAGGTCTTGCTCAAGTCGTCTGACCGTAAACTGCTGGATGAAAATGATCGGATATTTAATGAACTGTGGCTGATAAAGGACATATGGACCGACATGCTTCTGCTTGAAAATCAGCTTCCATTCTTCATTCTTAAGGATCTTTTCGAAAAATACAACAAAGAAGTCCTGTCGGAATATCCAACACTCGTTCAGCTTATagaatactttttcaaattcagAATGGAATCGCCGGGAATAGAAGACAGATGGGAAGAGTTCTCTTCTGGTGATttcaaaattaaacattttgttGATCTCCTACGACACGTGCAATTAAAGCCTGTTAAGGAGCATCAAATGAAACTGAAAAAACTAACCATGCCCAATGTGACAGAGCTACACGAGGCTGGAGTCAGGTTTCAGGTATCGAGAAGCGAAAATCTAATTGAcataaaatttgacaaaaagaaCGGGATACTGGAAATCCCAAGTTTCATTTTCAGTGCTGAAACAGAACTCATAATCCGAAATTCGCTGGCCTTTGAGCAACACCATTACAGTGAGAACTACATCAATGATTATGTTATCCTTATGAATCAGCTTTTTGAAACTCCCATGGATATAGAGTTGCTGGTGAAGGAGGGAATTGTTGAGAATAGGTTTAACAACACCAAAGAAGGGTCAGATTTTCTTTACAAACTTGCAGGTGGGGCTATTTTGGACCAGTATGACTTCTATTTTGCTAGTCTTTATGAAGAGCTGAACTCTTTCTACATAATCCCATGGCACAAGTACTGGAAGGTAACATTGCACAGGTGGAATGCGAAATTGTACAAGTGGAATAAGAAATTGCACAGGTGGAAGGAAgacttgaaagaaaaatatttcacaTCACCATGGGCCGCCATTTCGATTTTTGCAGCTATTTTTCTGTTTATACTTACTATCATACAAACGGTATGTTCTGTTATGCAGTCTGGGAAGGCAAAATGA